The following is a genomic window from Thermostichus vulcanus str. 'Rupite'.
ACACACGAACAGCTCAAAAGCCCTGTCCTGATCCAAATCACACACAGCAACGCCGTAATGGAGGGCGGGTGGGTTCAAGCGGATCAGAGAACTGCAATCCTGAAACATGGGTATCCCATCCGGTGTCAAGGAGAAGGATAAGGAGGCCTGGTGAAGCTCCTCGCTCTAATGGTATGCTGGATCTCCGCTGCAATTTCTCTTTCCAGCCATGCCACGCATCAAATCTGCCATTAAGCGCGTTCAGATCGCGGAGCGTAATCGGTTGCGCAACAAGGCCACCAAAGCAACGGTGCGCGGTCTGATGAAGAAAGTGATCTCTCTGTCGAATGCTTACGCCGCCAACCAACAGCAAGAGACCCTGCAAGAAATTCAATCGGCCATGAGTGCTGCCTTCAGTCGCATCGACAAAGCAGCCAAAACCGGCGTGTTGCACAAGAACACAGCGGCCCGTCGTAAGGCTCGGCTGGCTCGAGTGGTAAAACTGGCTACATCCTCCACAGGGGCTTCGTGAACCCAAGCTATTGATCGATCCTTATATCAACATGTCAACCCCTGTGATGTCTTGAGAGCTTATCACAAGTGACGCAGCCCAGCCATGAGGCCCCGACACACTCCAGCCAAAAAGTCTAGGTCTAAGGTTTCTGGGCTATCGCTGAGCTTGTGGTAGTGGGGGTTGCGTAGGTCGGCGGTGTCGGTGACCAGAACGGCTCGATAGCCTTCATCCCAAAAGGGGGCATGGTCACTACGGCGGGTACTGGGAACGATCCACCCTCGCTGCCCGGCAGGTAGCCACTGACACGGGATCCCTGCCTTTTTCAGGCTTTGTTGCAGGCGCAGCAGATCCGGTAGCGTCGGCCAGTTGCCGATCAGCCCGATGTAATCCCCCCGATCCGGGTAAAACCGCTCCAGCCCAGTGGGGTAGCGTTGGGAACCTGCTGTTGGATCCCGGTAGCCCAGCATCTCCAAAGAGAGCATCAGCCGTAGGGGTTGTCCCTGCTGTTTGAGAAATTGCGCGTAGGCCGTGCTGCCCACCAGACCGCGTTCCTCCAGATCAAACGCCACCAGCCAAAGGGGGGAACGGGAGGGATCCTGAGCAAAATACCGGGCCAACTCCAGCAGCACCGCTACCCCACTGGCGTTGTCATCCGCCCCTGGCGATGCAGGCACGGCATCAAAATGCGCCCCGACCAGAATGGGATCCCGTCTTGGGCTGGATCCCGGCAATTTTAAGATCCAATTGCCATAGGTGCGACGACAATACTCAAACCGGAATTCCTCCAGGGATCCCCACCGAGACAGCTGTTCCTGGACATACTGCTTCACCTGACAATAGCCCAAGGGCGACCAGTCGGGATCGCGGGGATGGGCCACCTGTCGCACATGGGCTTCCAGCCGTGGCTTGAGATCCTCCATGACCAGCAAAGGACTCCGTCTTGCTGACACGAATGGCTAGACGGTGACCTGTTGGGCATGAATATGCTGGGCCAACTCCAGGGTGAAATAACGATGGGATCCGGCTGTCCCCTGCAACACCTGAAAGGGATCCCCCGGCTCACCAAGATGATCCAGCACCAGGGCTGCCCCAGAAAAATCCTGAGCCTGGGTATAGTCATTCACCGTCACCACTGTCGGGATCCCAGCTTGCTGGGCAGACTGTAAGCCATTCTGGGAGTCTTCCAAGGCCAGACAATCCTGCGGGCGCAGGCCCATGTGCTCCAGGGTGTAGTGGTAAATATCCGGGGCGGGCTTCTTGGCAGGGACGATATCCCCGGCAGCAATTACCTCAAACCATTGCAAGCTCTCCGGTAGGGTGTGTTGCAGCAGGGCTGTGACATTTTCAGGAGTGGTGGTGGTGGCAATGGCCAAACGGATTCCGGCTGTTTTCGCCTCCTGCAACAGGCGTTTCACCCCGGTACGCAAAGGGATCCCGCCCTGAGCTAGTAAAGCCGTATAGTGGCGGGTTTTGGCTTGGTGTAGGTTGGCAATCAAATCCGTGAGATCTGCTCCTGGAGGTAGGGTAGGCCGCTCCCTTTCGATGAAGTGGCGGATTCGCTCTTTACCCCCTGTGATCGCCAGCAACTGACCGTACAATTCCACCGACCACTGCCAATCCAGGCCCGCCTCGGCAAAGGCCGCATTAAAAGCAACCCGATGGCCATCTCGCTCCGTATCCGCCAGGGTGCCGTCCACATCGAAGATCAAGGCTTGCAGTTGCATCGGTCAGCCTCCAACAGGGCGCCCCTATGCTACCGCAGCTCCGGGATCCCAACTCAGGCACGGGCCTTGGGGGTGATCTTCAAAATGGTGGAACGGGATCCGGTTTGGGCGGCACCATTCCCCTGAAGCTCCTTGTCGGTCGAGGAGGTTGTGCGAGTCAGTGGGACGGAGTCCTTGGATTTCTTGGCTTGGCTGGCTGTGGCTTTACGGGTACTGCTGGGGGTCGCTTTAGCTTTGGTGCTGCTTTTTGCTTGGGTTTTCGCAGATTGGCTGGTGGTGGCTTTGCCGGTGGAGCGCCCTTTTGCGGTCGGGCTCCCTTCTTTTTCCGCTAGCACCTGCAGGGCAACTTCCAGGGTAGCTTCTTCGGCAGGCATCTCTTTGGGCAAAGAGGCATTCACCTTGCCATGCTTGACATACAACCCATAGGGGCCATTGTGCAAATTGACCGGCTCACCATCCTCCGGATGGGATCCCAGCTCTCGCAAGGGTTTGGCGGATCCCCGCCCGCGCCCTTTTTTGGGTTGGGCCAGCAACTCCAACGCCCGCTCAAAGCTCACCGTTAATACATCCTCACCGGCAGGCAGAGAGCGGAAATCCCCATCGCAAACCACATAGGGCCCAAAGCGACCAATGCCAGCTTGCACTTTTTTGCCGGACTCGGGGTGTTCGCCGAGGGTACGGGGCAAACTGAGCAACCCCAAGGCAATCTCTGGGGTGACCTGATCCGGCCTCATCCCCTTGGGGAGAGAGGTGCGCTTGGGTTTCTTATTGTCTTCTGAAACATCCCCCAACTGCACATAGGGGCCATAGGGGCCTTGGGGCACCACGTACACTGGCTCTTGAGTTTCCGGGTGAAAGGCAATCGGTTTGGGGCCTTCCTGCTTGAGTTTGATTAGCTCCGCCACCTGTTCTTCGCTCAAATCGGCGGGAGGAATATCCTCTGGCAGGTTGGCACGGACTTCCCCCCCTTCACTTTCTACCGCCACGTAGGGGCCATAAGGGCCAATGCCGATTTTGACGGGTAAATTGTCGAGATGGATGGAGCGGGCTAGGCTGGAATCAATTTCTGACTCGCGGGCTTTCACCTGTCCCTCTAGGCCCTGCTCCCCCAAAAAGAAGTGGCGCAAATAGGGCAGCCACTCCGCCTGCCCAGAGGCAATATCGTCCAGGGTTTGCTCCATCTGGGCAGTAAAGCGGGTATTCACCAGGTCGGGGAAGTATTTTTCCAACAGTTCAGTGACAGCAAAGGCGGTGTAGGTGGGCACCAGAGCATTGCCCATGGGTTTGACGTAGCCCCGACTCACAATCGTGTTCAGGATGGTAGCGTAGGTGCTAGGGCGACCAATCCCTTCACTTTCCAAGACTTTGACCAGGGAGGCTTCCGTAAACCGGGCTGGGGGCTGGGTTTCGTGACCAATAGGTTCTAGCTTCTGACATTCGGGATGATCCCCTTGGCGCAGCAGGGGCAAATGCACTTCCCGATCCTCAAGGGCAGCATCGGGGTCGTCGGATCCCTCTACGTAGGCGCGGAAAAAGCCCGGAAAATCTATTCGCTTGCCACTCGCCCGAAACACGGCATCTTCCACAGCGATCAGTACTGTGGTGTGGGTTTGTCGAGCCTCTGCCATTTGGCTAGCGACTGTGCGTTTCCAAATCAGGTCGTAAAGAGCTAATTCCTGCCCGGATAAAGGGGTTTGGTTGGGCAGACGAAATTCGGATCCGGCAGGGCGAATCGCTTCGTGGGCTTCCTGGGCCCCTTTGGATTTGGTGGTGTACTGGCGAGGTTTGGGGCTGAGGTATTCCTTGCCGTACATGGATTCCACGCAGGCACGGGCGGCACTGATCGCTTGTTCTGATAGATGCACCGAGTCAGTACGCATGTAGGTGATGTAGCCCTCTTCGTAGAGCTTTTGGGCAATGCGCATCGTCTGTTGGGCCGACAGGTGCAGCTTGCGGTTGGCCTCCTGCTGCAGCGTGGAGGTGGTAAAGGGAGGGGCAGGTTTGCGGGTGGAGGGGCGCTCTTCGACGGAGCTAACGGTCCAAGTTTTGCCCAGGAGGCGGGTTTGCAGGGCTTCCGCCTGAGCCTGATCCAGCAGCACCACATCCCGCCCAGCGGCAATTTGGCCCGTATTTTCATCGAAATCCTGTCCGGTGGCCAGCCGTTTGCCCGCCAAGTTCACCAACTCTGCCGGAAAAGGGGTTTGATTTTGGATCAGCTCCGCCTTCAGATCCCAATAGGATCCCTTTTTGAAGGCCCGCCGTTGTCGCTCCCGATCCACCAGCAGCTTGACCGCCACCGACTGAACCCGCCCTGCCGACAGTTTGGGGGCAATTTTTTTCCAGAGCAGGGGGGAGAGGGTGTAGCCCACCAGGCGATCCAAAATGCGGCGGGTTTCTTGGGCCCGCACCAGTTGCTCATCTACCTCACGACAGTTTTGCAGCGCTTCTTGAATCGCTTCGCGGGTGATCTCGTGGAAGACCATGCGGCGGGTGGGCACTTTGGGTCTTAAGATTTGTTGCAGGTGCCAGCTAATGCTCTCCCCCTCCCGGTCTTCGTCTGTGGCCAAGATCAGCTCATCCGCTTTTTTCAGGGCATCCTTCAGCTCTTTGACCACCTTCTTTTTGTCTTTCGGGATCACGTAGAGGGGCTCAAAATCCGCCCGCACGTTCACCCCCAAACGGCTCCAATCTTCCCCCTTCACCTCCTCTGGAATCTCGGCTGCCGAATCGGGCAGATCCCGCACATGCCCCATCGAGGCCTGCACCTCATAGCCATCGGGTAAAAAACCCCGGATGGTGCGGGCTTTGGTGGGAGATTCGACAATGACCAGCTTGGACATGATGATGTTGGGAGTAATCGACTCAACCGGCTTTGCTCCCCAGATTGGGGATCCACTGGGACAGAGCGCACCGCTGCGGTGCCTAACGACAATTGGGTGCTTTTCTGGAGCGTAGCAAGTCTATCTGCACTTGACTAGCGGTTATGGGGGATTGATCCGAAAAGTCTGTGTTCATCTGACCCCTTTGCAAGAAGATGATGAAACGATGAAACTGCACCATTTTTCCATTCGCGCTGCCGATATCTTCCGCTCCATTGCCTTTTATGAAGGGTTAGGGTTTGCCATCGAGGAACGCTTTACCACGGGCATGACCCTCGCCTGTTGGATGGTGGGGCCATGGGGACGCCTAGAGCTGATGCAGGTGCCTGAGCCTCACCCCGCCCCGGATCCCTTTGGGGATCCCCATTACGTCGGCTACTACCACCCCTCCATCGAAATTGGCCCTGAGTGGGGATCCCTGTCTGCCTATCTGGAGCATCTCCAGGCTCAAGTGCCCGTTACCCTCTTGCTTCCCCCACAACCCCAGCAGATTGGCACCCAACTCTACACAGTTGCTTTTATTGCCGATCCGGATGGCCTGCCGATTGAATTGCTCTACCCCCAGGGATCCCCTAACGCGGAGCAGGGTTAACTCGTTGCCCAACCCAGGGGAGCTGCTGATCGACACCGGGTCGTGAAGAGTCAAAAAAATATTCAGGATCTGGGGATTTGAGAAGAAAGGGTACCCTTGAGGCTAAGCTGGTAAAGCCTTACTGGCAAACCTTTTTCGCTATCTGCAAAGCAGGTGGGTTCATGAAGGCTCAACTTCCGGTCACCATCTTGACAGGCTTTTTGGGGAGTGGCAAAACTACACTGCTCAAACGCATTTTGCAAGAAGAGCATGGGTTGCGCATTGGTGTGATTCTGAATGAATTTGGCGAAATTTCTATTGATGGTGAGCTGGTGAATATGCCTGAAGCGGGGCTGATGCAGCTGAGTAATGGTTGTCTGTGCTGCACGGTACGAGACGACTTTGAACAGGCGGCCCGAGAACTGCTCAAGCGTACGGAAGAGTTGGACTATTTGCTGGTGGAAACCAGTGGTGTGGCGGATCCCAGGCAGGTGACCGAGCTGTTTGTGCAGAGGGCATTTCACGAGGATCTGCGCTTGGATGGGGTGGTGACGTTGGTGGATGGCTCCGAATATTGGCATAATTTTCAGCACTCCCAAACCGCAGCGCATCAGATCAGCAGTGCCGATATTTTGTTGCTGAATAAAGTGGATTTGATCACAGACGCAGAACGGGATCAGATTTTGTTGGATGTGCGTCGCTACAACCCGGATGCCCCCTGCCTGCTCACCACCCATGCCCAGGTGCCCTTGGCCCGCATTTTGGATGTCCATGCTTTTCAGCCGGAGCTATGGGATCCCCATCTCGAGGCGGAAGAAAACTCTCATCATCTCCATCCCCAGGGTTCTGCACCGCTGACACAAACTGATGAGCACCACCACAGCCATCACCTGGAAGAAGACGGGATTCAATCGGTGAGTTTTCAACTGGAGCAACCGTTGGATCTAGCGGAGTTTCGGGATTGGCTGCAAGACTTGCCAGATACGATCTTTCGAGCCAAAGGAGTGTTATCGGTTATAGATGAGCCGCAACGGGTGATTTTTCATCAGGTGGGCCATCGCCAGACCCTATTCCTAGAGCGAGAGTGGGATCCCGATGAGCTCCGCCTGTCGAAAATTGTCTTGATTGGCAAAGAGTTACAACGAGAACGGTTGGCCGCTAGCCTAAACCAGGTGTGTGAGGCAACTGCCGCCCGCTAACGATTCCCAGTTCTTTCTGATTACCCGTGAAACGCTATGGCACGCAGCAAACTTTCAGAACAAGAACAGCAACAGATCGTCAGCACCTATCGGGGGTCGCCTGCCACCGCTGTGGAATTGGCGGAGCAATTTCAGGTCAGCATCAGTACCATTGCCCGTGTACTGAAGGAAAATATTGAAGCCGATGAATATCAACAGTTGGTCAGTAGCAAACGCTCGGCTGCCCGCCGTAGAG
Proteins encoded in this region:
- a CDS encoding M28 family peptidase, encoding MEDLKPRLEAHVRQVAHPRDPDWSPLGYCQVKQYVQEQLSRWGSLEEFRFEYCRRTYGNWILKLPGSSPRRDPILVGAHFDAVPASPGADDNASGVAVLLELARYFAQDPSRSPLWLVAFDLEERGLVGSTAYAQFLKQQGQPLRLMLSLEMLGYRDPTAGSQRYPTGLERFYPDRGDYIGLIGNWPTLPDLLRLQQSLKKAGIPCQWLPAGQRGWIVPSTRRSDHAPFWDEGYRAVLVTDTADLRNPHYHKLSDSPETLDLDFLAGVCRGLMAGLRHL
- the topA gene encoding type I DNA topoisomerase; translated protein: MSKLVIVESPTKARTIRGFLPDGYEVQASMGHVRDLPDSAAEIPEEVKGEDWSRLGVNVRADFEPLYVIPKDKKKVVKELKDALKKADELILATDEDREGESISWHLQQILRPKVPTRRMVFHEITREAIQEALQNCREVDEQLVRAQETRRILDRLVGYTLSPLLWKKIAPKLSAGRVQSVAVKLLVDRERQRRAFKKGSYWDLKAELIQNQTPFPAELVNLAGKRLATGQDFDENTGQIAAGRDVVLLDQAQAEALQTRLLGKTWTVSSVEERPSTRKPAPPFTTSTLQQEANRKLHLSAQQTMRIAQKLYEEGYITYMRTDSVHLSEQAISAARACVESMYGKEYLSPKPRQYTTKSKGAQEAHEAIRPAGSEFRLPNQTPLSGQELALYDLIWKRTVASQMAEARQTHTTVLIAVEDAVFRASGKRIDFPGFFRAYVEGSDDPDAALEDREVHLPLLRQGDHPECQKLEPIGHETQPPARFTEASLVKVLESEGIGRPSTYATILNTIVSRGYVKPMGNALVPTYTAFAVTELLEKYFPDLVNTRFTAQMEQTLDDIASGQAEWLPYLRHFFLGEQGLEGQVKARESEIDSSLARSIHLDNLPVKIGIGPYGPYVAVESEGGEVRANLPEDIPPADLSEEQVAELIKLKQEGPKPIAFHPETQEPVYVVPQGPYGPYVQLGDVSEDNKKPKRTSLPKGMRPDQVTPEIALGLLSLPRTLGEHPESGKKVQAGIGRFGPYVVCDGDFRSLPAGEDVLTVSFERALELLAQPKKGRGRGSAKPLRELGSHPEDGEPVNLHNGPYGLYVKHGKVNASLPKEMPAEEATLEVALQVLAEKEGSPTAKGRSTGKATTSQSAKTQAKSSTKAKATPSSTRKATASQAKKSKDSVPLTRTTSSTDKELQGNGAAQTGSRSTILKITPKARA
- a CDS encoding CobW family GTP-binding protein, whose amino-acid sequence is MKAQLPVTILTGFLGSGKTTLLKRILQEEHGLRIGVILNEFGEISIDGELVNMPEAGLMQLSNGCLCCTVRDDFEQAARELLKRTEELDYLLVETSGVADPRQVTELFVQRAFHEDLRLDGVVTLVDGSEYWHNFQHSQTAAHQISSADILLLNKVDLITDAERDQILLDVRRYNPDAPCLLTTHAQVPLARILDVHAFQPELWDPHLEAEENSHHLHPQGSAPLTQTDEHHHSHHLEEDGIQSVSFQLEQPLDLAEFRDWLQDLPDTIFRAKGVLSVIDEPQRVIFHQVGHRQTLFLEREWDPDELRLSKIVLIGKELQRERLAASLNQVCEATAAR
- a CDS encoding HAD family hydrolase, translating into MQLQALIFDVDGTLADTERDGHRVAFNAAFAEAGLDWQWSVELYGQLLAITGGKERIRHFIERERPTLPPGADLTDLIANLHQAKTRHYTALLAQGGIPLRTGVKRLLQEAKTAGIRLAIATTTTPENVTALLQHTLPESLQWFEVIAAGDIVPAKKPAPDIYHYTLEHMGLRPQDCLALEDSQNGLQSAQQAGIPTVVTVNDYTQAQDFSGAALVLDHLGEPGDPFQVLQGTAGSHRYFTLELAQHIHAQQVTV
- a CDS encoding VOC family protein yields the protein MKLHHFSIRAADIFRSIAFYEGLGFAIEERFTTGMTLACWMVGPWGRLELMQVPEPHPAPDPFGDPHYVGYYHPSIEIGPEWGSLSAYLEHLQAQVPVTLLLPPQPQQIGTQLYTVAFIADPDGLPIELLYPQGSPNAEQG
- the rpsT gene encoding 30S ribosomal protein S20, whose amino-acid sequence is MPRIKSAIKRVQIAERNRLRNKATKATVRGLMKKVISLSNAYAANQQQETLQEIQSAMSAAFSRIDKAAKTGVLHKNTAARRKARLARVVKLATSSTGAS